The region GTTTTCTTTCTGCTCTTATATTATTAGGTTTTTCTTTATAGCAACTTATGATTAATTACTAGTTTTCTATAGCTAATCATTGATTGATTATAGATATTTGTTGGAGGACTCGACCCTAATGTTACAGATGAAGATCTTAGGCAGACATTCTCCGAGTATGGTGAGATAACCTCTGTTAAGATACCTGTTGGAAAGGGCTGTGGTTTTGTTCAATTTGCAAACAGGTAAAAAGTTTTAAACTATCTCAAATCTTTTCATTGATATGCTTTTTAATCTCCATTAATGTAATCACCGTAATAATAATATTTAAACAACCTTTTCAGAAATAATGCTGAAGAGGCTTTGCAGAAGCTTAATGGGACAATGATTGGCAAGCAAACAGTCCGTCTTTCTTGGGGCCGCAATCCTGCAAATAAACAGGTAATCTTTCTCTCCCTCCTTCTCATCTCATTTCCTCATAAAATTCTTTTTAAGTGCTATAGTACTAGATTGTTTGCAGAGTGTCTGTCATAGAATTGAATTTTTGCTGATTTTATCTCAATGATGATAACAGTTTAGGTTTGACTTCGGAAGCTGGCCCGGGCCATATTTTCCATCCCCTATTTATGATGGATACGGATATATGCCTTCTCCTCATCATGATCCAAGCACGTATCCTCTCGCTTATGGGGGTTACCCTATTTATGGAGGTCACCAACAACAAGTAAGCTGATTTGCAGGAGGAGCAGTCACAACAAGTTACAGCACTATCACTCTTGAAGGAGAAAACTATTATGTAACTTGTTTTATCTGTCTGAGTTCTCAAGAATCCCTCCTAATTGTGGAGTGGAGTTGAATTTTGATTACATGAGGTAGAACTGTAGGGATTCAATTAATCGTTATTTTAGACTTGTAGGAGTAATGGTTATTGAGGAATTTGGAACTTAATTATGGCAATAATTATCTTAAGAATGACAGCGTGCGTGCTTGATTGAAATCTTTTGATCCGCACCATTGACAATTGTTTGACATTGTTAGCTTTTTAATGACTGCTTCATTTGAATTTTATAAGGGTGTGTAGTGGCACAACTGTTGGGCGCTTCTGTCCAAGAGGAATATGGTTTGAATGCTAAGATTGAAATTACATTTTCGAGAATGTCACTCTGAAAATGCAACAATCTTACATTTGGTTCTTCAGGTTTGTAGAAATTGTTACACATGATTTTTTTCCCTTTAGTTATTTGTATGTTTAGAGGATGAGAATATGGTATTTTCATGGAAATTTGAAGTAACTATAATTTTCCACTACCAATCAAGTTTAATTTTAAGTACATTTTTAGGTACCTATTACTTTGAAAGGGTGTCACTACACCCTATTAAGGTATCTTACCGAGGGAGGTATCACTACTTTGAAAGGTAGGGTTAGGATTTTTTCCTAGATCTTTTTATATTCAACCCTATTGGGTATCCTACTATGGTGACCCAATATTGAAAGGTagggttagcatttcattctaaattcatctattataattattttccaagttaccatctaacatttgcctaatcattacagtggacattggttgttgctcgcaatcaatcctatccgagaaattgtgtattatcttgactcgttaggaaatgattggacaacatacccggatatgaaggtcctaattgacacgtaagtgagaatgttcaaaaattttcttagtttatgtgaattgttctaattgcttcatttttattttattagcgtcctacaagcttttcgggcccaacgagatatccaaacctcaaggaggggcgccaactccattacatggattaaagtggcggtatatttttaattaccacttttttttattatattagtgatgacacttgataaaacttaggatttataatccatattttttttcatatgtagtgtcctcaacaacgtaatcaaatatattgcgggtatttcatgttgaggtttatgcgagatactcttgctttgggccgattaaagattcccaccgatgtatgtatttctaacttatgagttatttttatatttacacatatctcatataattaaatagttggaattaattcaaaatatgttatattattatgtagtactttgatgaattcaagtgtgcattttatacaaaggatcaagtggacgaaatcaaagaggagtggtgtcaattcatgataaagctcaatgtttgttcataaatttgtgtaattaatgtgtacatttgtagtatatgttatgacttgtaaatgtgtacataaatttgtatatattttgatacatttaaggcaaaattggtttgaattggtatatatatatatttgttagccaaaaattggtagaaaaaaggccaaaatggcatatataaaatgtgataattgtctgtcaaaatctggttgaaaacaggtagaaattctggtttataaacctggaaaaaatgtggtttaaaacaaaagcttcaaaaattttcgtataccttagacagcgcttctgtaaaaagcgctgtctaagggggtggggcttagacagcgcttttcaaaagcgctgtctaaggtatacctaaaaaatttaaaataagagggtcttataaagcgcttttggccaaagcgctgtctaaggggggggggggggggggggggggcttagacagcgcttttaagatttaaaaaagcgctgtctaaacctttagcagcggaggtttagacagcgctttaaagcgctgtctaaggctaaaaaaagcgctgtctaaggtcttgtttgttgtagtgtttCAAGGGATCCTTCTTGCAGCCTTGGAACTCACTCGAGTATGGGGTTATTGTTCACCAACAGATTTCCTCCTTGAAGGGTTAAGTACTTCTGGTCAATCAACTATTGTACTTTAGCTTTGAATGCTTTGCAATCCTTAGTCAAGTGTCCTACTGATCCGACATGATATCTATATGTGACGTTAGGGTCATACTCAGGGGGGAATGGTTGTGGCGGTGGCTTAATAAATTGGGAACCACCAGCGAGCTTTCAACCAGATGTGGCAAGAGCTGACTGTAGGTCATAggtgttagaacaagatttggttctgcatctatacctttaatttttatgataacaatattgtatttgtgtgagaacaattttggtaccttaatggtttgttattgtgtagctttaacaaccagttctgattctgaatatatgatgtgcaacatcattAGTTTCTGAACTATGTGTTCTAAATCCGTTTTTTGCGCCAgctattagaagttctgaaagacgtcaatattgttgttgcaatgttctttctTCTTCTGTGTTGTTTCAATCatcagaagcttctgaggagacactatgttgctgctgcaatgttctcttagttcatgcttctggacgtgactctgatcaccaaacttatgaagaatggtaagcttctgaagttgtgttgtgtagctaaagattctgaagatctcaagtcaAGCGATTGAagttgtcaaggttctgactgaggattctgatgaatttgaagattatgaaaatactgaagatctcaagtcagactactaacgctgtcaaggttctgaccaaagatttTGAGGCTTCTGAATCCAGCTCTATGTTTCTTcttttcatgcttcatcaactttcatcagaagccaatgaatttaaagataagatcaaaataggagcgtgatcaaatagtacatgaTACAAAAGGAACACtctttccactacctgatttcatgggtAAGAAtagtactatacatcacacctaTCATTGATTTTATGGGCGAAAGGATAATATGCAGTATCATTTCTTTCCCATCCAATAGTGGATAACCGTTCAAATGAGCTTTCCTCATTTTGCCCTCCAACGGTCTTAtgcttatgctatataagtaTGACTTGGAGACTTTAAGAAAAAAACGGTTACACAAATATCTtgacaagttattttctttgtgaaaaactaTCATTATTTTGTATACAGTTTTTCCTTAAGTGcttgttattcatttgtgtaaaatctgcttgtgtagaagcatcttgtaacacacaaaatattattcaaactatctgtttgattccttaaggaggttatccttgagaagacaaagaaggttgttctttgtgagtccttaaggaaACTAAGGTTTAATGGGATCCTTGACAAGACAAAAAAAATATTATTCTTTGTGTTGgttgtaatctgttgattatagtggattaagtccttgtgtataaggcaaaatcactTTGGCGAATGGACCagattagctttgagtttcaagcgaccaggataaaatacttgtgtttttatctctttgttattaacttgttagtggtgttcttaTTTTGGAAAAAGCTTTTTCTTGTAAAACCTAAtacaccccccccccccccccccccccccccccctatTTCTTGTGTTTTCACATCTTCAATAGGGATTGAATCCAAAGAAGAATTCCTTCTTTCCAAATTATTTTGAGGTCTAGGTTGATTTTGACATATGTGGCCATAGGCTTGTTGATTTACGGGATTGAATCCAAAGGAAAATTCCTTCTTTCCAAATTATTTTGAGGTCTAGGTTGATTTTGACATATGTGGCCATAGGCTTGTTGATTTACGGGATGAACAACCCATGGTTATTCGTACTGAGGACTGAGAAACAGTGATTGCTGGCATTGAATAGCCGCTACATATGGATGTTAATCATAAGGTATCGTAGATGGAGCTTGTGAAGCTTTCCAGATTGTATTAGTTTCATCCTCCTATTCCTTTTACGCATCGCTAGAAGAATCCTTCTCACTAGTTTGGCTATTAGAGGTGCCTTGGAGTTTTCCTTTTTTGAGACCGCTCTCGATGTACTCTCTGACTATCACCAGGTCAGAGAAACTCGAAGAATTAATGCATATCATTCTTTCCAAGTATGGGCTCTACAAGGTACCCAGAAACATATCAAATAACTCCCTATTCAACATTGGTGGTTGAATGTGAGCAGCCAACTCTCTAGGTCTTTGGGTGTACTCTTTGAACGACTCATTATACTTTTGAGTAAGATTTTGCAATTGAGTATGACTAGGAGTCACATCAGTGTTGTATTGGTACTGCTTCAGGAACGCCATAGATTTTgcaattgatatatatatatatatatatatatatatatatatatatatatatatatatatatatatatatatatatatatatatatatatatatatatatatatatatatatatatatatatatatatatatatatatatatatatatatatatatatattatatatatatatatatatatatatatatatatatatatatatatatatatataggctTAAATAATCTATTTGTCCCTATAAGTTATCGTGTTTTTGAATTTGATCCCTGCATTTTTTTTTGTCGAAGTGCCTATACCTCACTTT is a window of Lathyrus oleraceus cultivar Zhongwan6 chromosome 6, CAAS_Psat_ZW6_1.0, whole genome shotgun sequence DNA encoding:
- the LOC127094771 gene encoding polyadenylate-binding protein RBP47C' produces the protein MNCFVCFFLYLGGQSNGTSSQSETDSTNTTIFVGGLDPNVTDEDLRQTFSEYGEITSVKIPVGKGCGFVQFANRNNAEEALQKLNGTMIGKQTVRLSWGRNPANKQFRFDFGSWPGPYFPSPIYDGYGYMPSPHHDPSTYPLAYGGYPIYGGHQQQVS